The Ziziphus jujuba cultivar Dongzao chromosome 1, ASM3175591v1 genome segment TTTCTAATGTTGATGAAGAGGTAGCAAAAATCGTACAAGGTAAGCAACCACCAAAAACAGATGAAAATGAAATAGCAACCAAAATAGAGCCCGCAGCATGCCATATTTTGAAATGTCCAAACCTGTCTATCTATCAAAACACAAAATGAAAAAGCAAGAACATCAATTCCAACAACCAAAGGTTACAAGATTGCTTAGAATAACATAAACATGAAAGAATGTTAAAGTCATTTCTACTAAATAAGTTAGAAAGTAACTTAGCAGGATTTCAAGCTTGGGTCATTACAACACTTCTACACCCATAGTTGAGATGTTTTACATAAGAGAAATTAAAGACACCCACGAAGGTAGGTAGATTTTAGATATCTATTCCAAGATTAAAACTAGTTAGCATTCTTTGTAAACTGAAAGACAGGGAGCACTCAACGATAAACCTAAAAGACTTGAAATGATTATATTggaattgtttatttatttttacatcaAGACAAAGCAGCATTCCATTTCCAAATTTTGCAACAGATACCATGTGCAAATTTCCTTATTACAGAGCATCCTAAATACACAAATGAATCATAATGACCCAGGCAGTGAGATCGCTTCATCCGCATTAGTCTAGATAGTCAATTTGCCAGAGGTTCAAGCTCAACAGCAAAAAGATCATACTGATCAATTTTGATGTCAAAAAACATAACTAATCAAATTAGTGATGAATTAGGAAAGATAGCAACAGAACAAATGTTAAAATGCACAGTATAGAAAAATTACTACTATGCATGAAGGACAAATTTAGTTTCAAAATACCAGTTCACCAGCAAATATGGTTGTGAATCCATCGGCAACTTGTCCGGAAAGCATAACAATAGCAGCATTCCTATGAAgtttaatgaaataaaaaagagttacttaaaataaataaattaaaaaataaatcacgaAATGGGGTATGTCACAAGGAAAATAGACAGAATAGTATATGTCTTAACAACATACTATTAGTCTCACATCCAACAGAAAGAATAATTGGCTCAGTTTGGTTTACTTATTGAGATCTGCATTTCATTTTACAAAATGCAGAAACCAAGACTATATGCATGTCTTTTCCCCATATTAATGCATATTCATTTTTTCATCATCACATTAATGCATTGAAAAACGATGCATGTGTCCACAAAGATACACAGAGATGCAATTGCATGTATGCATAAACACGAATAGAAATGTAAATCCAGGTAGAATCTAAAGATTTTTTAGATATATACCGTGGAGAAAGTCCAATATCTGTCAAGAACAATAAGAGATAAGTAAACCAACAGGAAGCAGTAATGTCATTAAGCATGTGCCCCACGCCATAATAAAAGACAGATAATCTGCCAAGGGGCTTGGTGACTGAATTATCATCTTCGGCATCATTAACCATATTGGTAAaatgtacacctgcaaattatgaatttgaagcttttgagatttgaacataaataaataccaaaCCAGAAGGACTAATTTTGCAACTCCATGTTGGAAAAAGAATTGGcgataaaatttctttaaaaaattcaattagcTGGCCCTTATTTTATATCAAACAAGTCCAATTCATGATGACCTCAACACAAAAAACAGAACAGAACCTTACTTCTTCCTTCTATATAATTTCGAAAAATCATGATAACTCCTGAAAGGATGAAGCATAACTAATAAAGAATACGAAATACCATCACAAATATGACTTTCTAAAACACATAAAACACTAATGTAtacaatttgtttccttttattgCTTTCTAAAAAAATCAGTACAAACATAAATCATAATACACATTAAGTGGAACACAAGTTTATCAACTTCCTGGTAAAAAGAATTTCATGATCTAGAACGCCCTCAAACAAAAAACTGGATTGGCTAACTTGAACATCAAGTGATAACAACTCCATGAACACTAATAATGCAACccacaaaaaagagaaaatgcacccaaataaataaacccaGAAACAAGGCCAAGGGCCTTCCACCACAATTGACTAGAGAAGATACAGACACAtacggaaaaataaaaaaataaaaataaaaaatcaagatcTATATAATCAGGCAAACTCGTTAAATTAGATATTGAAACTGCCTTCAAAACTAGTCCAAGTTAACTTAAAAACATCCTTTTCATCGATCAAGGAGCCTTCAAACTGCttaagaacaaaaaaagaagcgGTGCAAACCCACCAGAAAGAAAACAAGCAGAATCCCAATAAACTGGGGCAGAGGAAGTCAAATAAAATCAGATAAGGGAATGAAGGAGGAACAAACCCTCACCTCAAATACCAAGAAACGTGAATTGCCGAATGGATGGACATAAAGATAACCAAAACAAGCAAATAcactataatattataatatatataaaatgtacaTTAAGGGCGTAACTGTCAGctatgcaaataaataaatatccataaAGATATGATTTTGAAGCCCTGCTAGTTGGTTACCTACACTACTAATCGTCTGTTTTGTACTCTTCCTGGTAAACTTTAAGTCTCTGTCTGCTTCCCTTTTTCTGGGTGTGCGTGAGCCTCCCTCCATAAACCCCACAAACCGTTTTCTTCGAAACTCGGAACGTCAAACGGACTGGGGAAGAGAAGCTAAAATGACATCTGGGTCCTTCTTACATTGGTCTCATACGGTGGAATAAGGAAGGGGTTACTGTGTAATTTCGGTGGAGTTAGCTGTTTGTCAATTGGGCGGCCTTGTTTGTCTTCGTCTTCACAAAGACGCAAATCCATCCCAttctttttggttaatttttaatGCGCTTTGGGACTCACTCTCTGACTGACTCACTTTACCTGACTTGCTTTACACGGTAAATATTTTAGCACTGTGAccaggggtgggcaaaatcaaATCCAACTCGTTCAACCCGTTCAATTCAATctatttttaacggtttggattggattttcatatcaattggattggattgggttcaaaatattataaattgtacggactggattggttatggatttaaaatataaatccaatccaatccaatccaatccaaataatatattatataactaaaaaattatatatttttttatttttttcatttttatatactaattttagtatatattttttgatttttatatattaatttttaatttttttttctatttttatatattgatttttaatatatatatatatatatattatttttttttcttttacatctccATATTCCAAAtcccaaattaaattataagttgtaatcctaaactaaatatttacctttgttgccacccaccaccagtccatcaccatcaccataatatatatatattttttacgtccccatcatatatatatatatatctacatatattgtatccaattgttatttatatatatatatatatataaaaatgtttaaatataatttattattaattttattgttttgatttttgtagaacttacagaatcaactaaaattagtgaacctgttAACGTTAATTGACTTataatttaccaaagttttaaggttaaaaaaaaaaagaaattatgcattggttcttgagtgaatgaattttgacgaatgtattatttatgcattgctacattgttttttattatttttgtattgtagactatattgtattattctaattctattttatatttggataattataatttattatttatattttatatttgaatttttttatatttgtattatatatttataaattagtaagtttcaaaccgatcaaccaattcaaaccaaaccgattataaatggtttggtttggtttggatttaatgctttaatgatttggtttggattgtaaattagaaaaaccgatatgtatgaATTAGATTGTATTTCGATCCAAAATCGAACCAATCCAATTCATGTCCACCCCTAATTGTGACGATTGAGAGGGGGTGTAAGTAAGTTTGTGGGGGCACATCCACACCTCATCCCCAGCGACCAGTCCTGCTTTTTCTTCTCCCATCAAAGATTCTCGGATTCGAATCAATGCCAGATTTgctgttttttttaattttttatttaatttaaaagccCGTTAATTTCCGAAAATAGGAAACAATAAGAATGTCTTTTTGTGTTGAAATCAACAGTGACTTACCCATATGGGCCGACCTCTTATTTGGATATCCAAACCGTTTTCGTTTGTTAAAGACATCTAATGAAAagtctttaaatatatatacatatattttaattgaagCTTGAGGAAGTTAATCGATTAAATATATGtctaacttttttaaaaaatatatatatatatatatctaatcctccaaaaaaatatgtatatatatgtatataatacatatatatgtctACATTAAGACTGTGTCATTTAAAGGTTAAAATAGTCAGGCTGCGTGATCTAGTAGGGCAAGAATAATATCTTCGAACAGCTACCTTCACCTTGTCATTTGTGTGACTCAAGAACAAAGATGGTTAAGGGACGACCTTACCAATAAGTCCCAAAGGATTTAGAGGATAATAAATTACTTCCATTCATAATGATTATGATAAATAATACAAACCTATAATATCGTTTTCAAggttaaaatcatatataacatatgaacataatattattttattttatttataaaaaatattacaagtCAAAGCAAGGTTATTGGTGAGTGTTACGTCGAATTAGTTTTCTACTATTGCTGCTTTTTACGTGGTAAAAGTACTATGCTAGTTAGGCAcgcaatttatattttaatatataacaaGTATGTACCATATGCATCTacacatttttaatatatatgtatgtggtatATGTTGTAAATGtccattttcaaaaaaaaaaaaatgttgtaaatGTCCATGACGATAAAAATTCCTTACAATCAAGAAATTTAAAACTAGtacaactaattattttttctcttaggTTTTATCTGGTTTACACAATAATTattccttttaaaataaaaatagttattcttggaaatagaaaattagaaaatgaatgataattcttatttatatgtttggtaaaaatattgatttgaaatcaaaatttaatatttaggattttttttttcaaaaatgttcaaatttgaaaaaaattaagtaaaagttaaattttatatttatttatatatttttagtatataaTAATCAATgtaaatcatattaaatatattttaaaatttatctaaattaaaacataaaaacaaaaaatttaaaattttaaaaataattattgttcctccaaattaaatatatataatcctataaaataattattgtcaaatttaaaaatttatcaaatatgaaaaaataaaatttatgaaataaatattctaattttgtatttattcgGTAAACAAATATGTCCTTAACATTTTTCCTTAAAActattgttgtttgtttttgttacttTCCAAAATTTTGCGTAAATGTGGATCGATATAGTGTGCTGCCATAAAAGCCCAAGAAGCCTAATAGATTTGTGACCCTCAAGGCCGAGGGGAAAAGCCCAGATGATAGGTATTGCTTTCTTCCGTTtagaaattattaaatttctaatCCGTCGGAAGTGTAAATCTGTCCGTGGGGGCCACTCCCTCGTGATAGAAGGAGGGTTGTACTCCGGAAACACAATTTCAAACATAAAGATTAGCTATAAAAGACTATACAGGCAAGATTTAGATTAGCTTCTATGATAATTAACGTagtgattattaatttatttttatttcaaatactTTGGACTTATTAAAATCAAAGATCTATACACACAATGAGTTCATAGTCGTTTAAATTGTTAATTCtataattgaatatcattattaatgtcgaataaatatatttgtgattttttatttttattttttcgacaTCGAAGATAATgagatttaaatttataatcattGTGGGTGATCACTATGCTATCTCATAAAGACACCATTTTAGTTGTTAGCAAGCAATTAAACTATTtcatcaaacaaataaattagtGACAAATGGAGATGGTAAATTGTGCTGAAGTTGATGCAAAGCCAATATTACAAGAATTTATGCTCAAAGGGCATTCGGTGATCTCATTGACACCGTCAACGATGTCATGATGACATCTGCAATATAAGCAAAATTCACCAATATTCACCATCATTATCAGAAGCCTCTAAAAATTATGTCAGTGGGTTGGTGAAGTGAACCACTTTAATCATATCCTCCTCCCACTTTCACATTATCCTCATTCTTCTATCCTTTTGACActtggcctttttttttcttcttttctttctagaCTTTTAGCTTCCACATCACCAATCTTCCTCAACTTTCACAGCTTTCATAGAATTTCTTTCTGTGCATACCAGTTTAAGAAAGCATCCCTATTCACATCAcaacaaagaaataattaaagagcttcaagaaaaaaaaaaggtcccaCGCCAGAGGGCACCACTAATGGGATTTTCAATCATTAAACTAGTGACTACGAACTAGGGAAATTCGGTCTTCACTATCTCACACTTTATCTCTTATAAAAACCCAAATCGTCCATACAAAGTTGGTAGCAATTTTACTCTCTCTGGCCAATTTTCAAACAGTTTTGACAAAATGGCAATGGGGTTTGGCTTAGACCACTTCCCATTCAGACTGTCACTACTGGTTGTGGTTTGTGTATCCATTATGGGTGGATTTGTAATGGCAGATCCAGCCAAGGACAGAGAAGAGTGTACACAACAATTGGCAGGGCTTGCCACGTGTCTTCCTTACGTTGATGGTGAAGCCAAGGCTCCCACACCAGACTGCTGTAGCGGTCTCAAACAGGTTCTGAAGGATAACAAGAAGTGCTTGTGTGTTATAGTTAGAGACCGTAATGATCCTGATCTGGGTCTCCAAATCAATGCGACTCTTGCTTTGGGGCTTCCTTCGGTTTGCAATGCTCCTGCCAATGTCTCCAAGTGCCCCGGTAAGCGTTTGTGTATATATTCCAACACTTTCTTATCCACATTCAAAATGGTAAAGTTATccggctatatatatatatatatgtatatgtatgaaaatttttttgatgcggatataattgttttttaattgtataaatGTACTAAAAAAgatgtttttcaaaatatgttgTCTTTATGTGATGATAATCccgataatttttcaaaaaattatggatCTTTTTAAACATTTACACAATAAAAAGATATATACGTTTGCATTACAGAacaatcctatatatatatatatatataactttttttgtgtgtgccaatggctatatatatatatatatatatatactgggaTTTTGATTATCATTGTGGAAATTGGGATGATGCAGAGCTTCTTCACATGGATCCTAAATCGCCCGAAGCTCAAGTTTTCTACCAGTTGGAAAAGAACTCTACTGGAAATGCTGATGCACCTGCACAAAGCCCTACAGGTAGGCGATTTTGCATACATTTCAGCTTCCTGACTAATCCTACAACTATATATGCAAAAATCATCTGAGAAATGCTTAACCTATCAGCGTTAATGGGCACCTATTAATGATAATAAGTTATATGGCGCTTAACATAAATTGTCCGATAAAACTCGGttcataatttttatctatatataaatatatgtttgataataattatatattttgaccGTTTAAAGTTGATTGTGGCAACAGCTGGGGGTCCAGTGAGTACTAAAAGCCAGGGGATGAGTTCTGGAAGCAGGACACAAGGATATTTCAGTGGGAATAAAGGGCTGGGATCTGACATATTAATCCGAGGGGTTATGCTTTGGTATTTCATGGGTCAACACTTGTTGATATAGCTAGGGGCTTCATATGGATGTCGTTACTCTGATCAATGACAATAAGATTATGAGGAAAGGAAAAAGTTAATGAGGAAAACTggtatttttttggttgctatGTAAATGATTACATTTTATACCACTTTGTGTGTTGTGCTGGGGATGGaaaactaatttgactttgtttGTGATATGGAAAACAGGCTTGTATTGGGTATAATAAGACTCTTTAAATTCCATGTATTCTATGGTTTATCTACAAAtggatattgttttattttatggttaataaaaaaaatatcaatattaagtTCATGGTTTCAACCatctaataatttataatggtagaatcaccaaaaataaaaaataaaaagatcaatTCACCAATGGATAGAAGAATTAGTGCTCCATCTTTAGGATATTGCTCCACTTATAAAAGTTATGAATTGAGTTTGAATACAAACTATATAACTGGACTCAGGATTCAAGGCAAAGCAACCAATATgatatcaattatttaaaattatgttttgtgaaattgtgcaATAAATTGGTCTAAGAGAATTCCTCAATAGTTGTTGGAGTCTGCTAATAATAAGGTAACTGTTTTTCCCAAATTAATCATGTTTCctctttttggtaataaaaggCAACTTTTGGGCCTACTGTGCACCCACTTAAAAATCATAAGGGGGGTCTGAAACTCTCAAGGGAAATTGTATTTGCTCTTCCAAACAAACTTTATACACACTCCTCCCATAGAAGTTTTCAAAATCCAAACTCGTTTTACATGAAGAGGTGCGTCTGAACTCTGAAGCTTATTTGATAGTGCAAAAAGAACCACACAGTCCATTTGCCAATTGGTATTAAGGAAGAAAAACCAAAGCCCAAGATAGAATCTGATCACGACCCATTTACTATTTTAttcaataaagtttttttttttttttttttttttggccacaaTATCTTTTTCAGTAAAGCTGCCAGACGGTGACATACAACCAGGCATGAAGTATCaagaggaaataaaaaaaataaaaaaaaaaaatgaagtactAAGAGAAGTAGTAACAAGCGGTGGTATAAGGATTTGAACTAGAAGCTAATGACTTTATCACTAAGAcgaaatcaataatatattaacacaATCAAAAAGGGATTTGAGAGGACATCCGAGGCATTTATTGAGATTAACTAACAAATCTACCAAATCACATATACAATTATTTTCTACTAATTTCGAGAAGTTAATGGGTTTGAGAGTAATGCAAGCTATCATTTTCTGCGGCAGATGACATGTTTGATGATTTTTGTAGGACCCGTCTTTCTTTGTTATTGATGTAATGATTAAAAGCATTCTTAGCGTTGTTAAAGCATGCAGGTGATGCAGTAAGTTACTTATAGCTTAAGATTTTCTATGATTGACTACTCATTTCAATAATACTCCTATCCATTCTTTGTATCAAAAACTTTGATAAGGGTGGCCGATACCAAGTTTCGCTTTTACAGAGTCCATCACTAATGGACGAGTTTAGAACATATCTCTCCACACATTCATTCTATTTACCAAcccaaaaagagagagagagagagagagagaaaaaaaaactctaaattataaattaaaaatgttggATTTGCCTGCCTTTGGAAATATTTCCTGGATCCGGCAAGTGATAttggaacaaataaa includes the following:
- the LOC107434396 gene encoding non-specific lipid transfer protein GPI-anchored 14, with the protein product MAMGFGLDHFPFRLSLLVVVCVSIMGGFVMADPAKDREECTQQLAGLATCLPYVDGEAKAPTPDCCSGLKQVLKDNKKCLCVIVRDRNDPDLGLQINATLALGLPSVCNAPANVSKCPELLHMDPKSPEAQVFYQLEKNSTGNADAPAQSPTAGGPVSTKSQGMSSGSRTQGYFSGNKGLGSDILIRGVMLWYFMGQHLLI